Below is a window of Geomonas oryzisoli DNA.
ACGCGAGAGGTGGAAGTTGACCGAGGAGATCACCGTCAAGAGGACGCCGGCGGTGATGGCAAGGGCGATCATCACCTCGAGTAGTGTGAAGCCTCTCACGAGTTCACCTCCTGGTACCCTGCCTGGACCGTCACCTTCCCTCCCGAAGGGTAGGCCGTCACGGTGAACTGCTCCTTGCCCCCCTTGAGATGGATGGTCACGCCGTCGCCCACGCCTCCGGGGCCGAAGGGGATGACGACTTCACCCTCGGTGACCGCGCCGCGGCTGCCCACACTCACGTCCTCGATGTCGATCCCCTCTTCGATGAGCCGCCTCCCCATGAACTGGTCCGCCGGCTGCAGCTCTTCACCGGAAGGGGATACCTCGGTGATACGGGTGGTGTTCTCGCCCAGTTGCAGGTGCAGGCGGTAGACCTTCTTGGTGACGATGGCCTGGTCGTTGAGGAACCTGAGGCCGCTGGCCAGGTTGCGCGCCGAACTCTTAAGGCGGGTTGCCTCGG
It encodes the following:
- a CDS encoding pilus assembly FimT family protein, with amino-acid sequence MNKAKNHDRGQAGFTLLELMVVIFIIALAAGIVLPRLPEPEATRLKSSARNLASGLRFLNDQAIVTKKVYRLHLQLGENTTRITEVSPSGEELQPADQFMGRRLIEEGIDIEDVSVGSRGAVTEGEVVIPFGPGGVGDGVTIHLKGGKEQFTVTAYPSGGKVTVQAGYQEVNS